One segment of Triticum aestivum cultivar Chinese Spring chromosome 2A, IWGSC CS RefSeq v2.1, whole genome shotgun sequence DNA contains the following:
- the LOC123188928 gene encoding CASP-like protein 2A1 yields the protein MSKMADEKVISAPATGGGEDGLIAGDLSAAEARVRPLETLLRAAPLGLCVAAMAVMLRDTQTNEYGTVSYSDLGGFKYLVYANGLCAAYSLVSAFYTAVPRPATLSRSWIVFLLDQVFTYLILAAGAASAELLYLAYNGDKEVTWSEACGVFGGFCRQARTSVAITFGSVVCYILLSLISSYRLFSAYDAPMPSLGNKGVEIAAFPR from the exons ATGTCGAAGATGGCGGACGAGAAGGTGATTTCGGCGCCGGCGACCGGCGGAGGGGAGGACGGGCTGATCGCAGGGGACCTGTCAGCCGCGGAGGCGCGGGTCCGTCCGTTGGAGACGCTGCTGCGCGCCGCGCCTCTGGGGCTCTGCGTCGCCGCCATGGCCGTTATGCTCCGTGACACGCAGACCAACGAGTACGGCACCGTCTCCTACTCCGACCTCGGCGGATTCAA GTACCTGGTTTATGCCAACGGGCTGTGCGCGGCCTACTCCCTGGTATCCGCGTTCTACACTGCCGTGCCGCGGCCGGCGACGCTGTCCCGCTCCTGGATTGTCTTCCTCCTAGACCAG GTGTTCACGTACCTGATCCTGGCGGCCGGCGCGGCGTCGGCAGAGCTGCTCTACCTGGCGTACAACGGCGACAAGGAGGTGACGTGGAGCGAGGCGTGCGGCGTGTTCGGCGGCTTCTGCAGGCAGGCCCGAACGTCGGTGGCCATCACCTTCGGCTCCGTCGTCTGCTACATCCTCCTCTCCCTCATCTCGTCCTACCGCCTCTTCAGCGCCTACGACGCACCCATGCCCTCGCTCGGCAACAAGGGCGTCGAGATCGCTGCCTTCCCGCGCTGA